One window of the Pieris brassicae chromosome 4, ilPieBrab1.1, whole genome shotgun sequence genome contains the following:
- the LOC123708199 gene encoding hydroxysteroid dehydrogenase-like protein 2 isoform X1 → MSLVANTGKLAGRTLFITGASRGIGKAIALKAAKDGANVVIAAKTAEPHPKLPGTIYTAAEEIEALGGKALPCIVDVRDEAQIQKAIDEAVKKFNGIDILINNASAISLTGTAQTDMKRYDLMHNINTRGTFLASKLCLPLLKESNHAHILNLSPPLNMNPYWFSIHVAYTMAKYGMSMCVLGMSEEFRPLNIGVNALWPRTGIATAAIEMLTGDVSTSRKPDIVSDAAYFMLCKDPKTYTGNFAIDEDIVREAGVKDLTPYACDPKKADNLLLDGFLDEEEAIAAHRATVTTSAMGRQQYHTSATRYDQSKGDSGAGGQIPALFETIGKSITPELVKKTQAVYQFNVKGKEAGVWHIDLKNEPGACGSGEPSSGADATLTMDGKHFAEMFSGKLKPTTAFMMGKLKISGDLPKAMKLEKLMKSLKTKM, encoded by the exons ATGAGTTTAGTCGCTAATACAGG AAAACTAGCTGGACGCACACTGTTCATAACAGGTGCTTCTCGGGGTATTGGCAAGGCTATTGCTCTGAAAGCTGCAAAAGATGGTGCGAACGTCGTGATTGCCGCTAAAACTGCAGAGCCGCATCCTAAACTACCTGGAACTATTTACACAGCAGCTGAAGAAA ttgaGGCACTTGGTGGTAAAGCTTTGCCCTGTATAGTAGACGTAAGAGATGAGGCCCAAATACAAAAAGCTATTGATGAGGCTGTCAAGAAG TTTAATGGTATTGATATACTAATCAACAATGCATCAGCCATTTCACTGACTGGTACAGCTCAAACAGATATGAAGAGATATGACTTAATGCACAACATCAACACACGAGGCACATTCTTAGC atCAAAGCTATGTCTGCCACTGCTCAAAGAGAGTAACCATGCACACATCCTTAATCTATCTCCACCACTCAACATGAACCCTTACTG GTTCTCAATACATGTGGCTTACACAATGGCCAAGTATGGCATGTCCATGTGTGTGCTTGGCATGAGTGAGGAATTCCGGCCACTTAACATCGGAGTCAACGCACTCTGGCCTCGCACAG GTATCGCAACAGCAGCTATAGAAATGTTAACCGGTGACGTCTCCACAAGTCGCAAACCAGATATCGTCTCGGACGCAGCTTACTTTATGCTATGCAA gGACCCTAAGACTTACACTGGCAACTTCGCGATCGACGAGGACATCGTTCGGGAGGCCGGTGTCAAAGATCTGACCCCATATGCTTGTGACCCCA AAAAGGCGGATAATCTCCTTTTGGATGGATTTTTGGATGAGGAGGAAGCGATTGCAGCTCATCGTGCAACGGTGACTACTTCCGCTATGGGTCGCCAGCAGTACCATACCTCGGCAACGCGCTATGATCAG TCAAAAGGTGATTCTGGTGCGGGTGGACAGATACCTGCTTTATTTGAAACAATCGGCAAGAGTATCACTCCAGAGTTGGTGAAGAAGACGCAGGCAGTCTACCAGTTTAATGTTAAAG gcaAGGAAGCAGGAGTGTGGCATATTGACCTCAAGAATGAGCCTGGTGCATGTGGCAGCGGTGAACCATCATCCGGTGCTGATGCAACTCTCACTATGGATGGAAAACACTTTGCTGAAATGTTTTCTG gTAAACTAAAACCAACAACAGCTTTCATGATGGGCAAGTTGAAGATCAGCGGAGACCTTCCAAAAGCCATGAAGTTGGAGAAACTGATGAAGTCACTTAAAACTAAGATGTaa
- the LOC123708199 gene encoding hydroxysteroid dehydrogenase-like protein 2 isoform X2 translates to MSLVANTGKLAGRTLFITGASRGIGKAIALKAAKDGANVVIAAKTAEPHPKLPGTIYTAAEEIEALGGKALPCIVDVRDEAQIQKAIDEAVKKFNGIDILINNASAISLTGTAQTDMKRYDLMHNINTRGTFLASKLCLPLLKESNHAHILNLSPPLNMNPYWFSIHVAYTMAKYGMSMCVLGMSEEFRPLNIGVNALWPRTGIATAAIEMLTGDVSTSRKPDIVSDAAYFMLCKDPKTYTGNFAIDEDIVREAGVKDLTPYACDPSNIENLLPDFFLDVPTLAQQDVNQKSKGDSGAGGQIPALFETIGKSITPELVKKTQAVYQFNVKGKEAGVWHIDLKNEPGACGSGEPSSGADATLTMDGKHFAEMFSGKLKPTTAFMMGKLKISGDLPKAMKLEKLMKSLKTKM, encoded by the exons ATGAGTTTAGTCGCTAATACAGG AAAACTAGCTGGACGCACACTGTTCATAACAGGTGCTTCTCGGGGTATTGGCAAGGCTATTGCTCTGAAAGCTGCAAAAGATGGTGCGAACGTCGTGATTGCCGCTAAAACTGCAGAGCCGCATCCTAAACTACCTGGAACTATTTACACAGCAGCTGAAGAAA ttgaGGCACTTGGTGGTAAAGCTTTGCCCTGTATAGTAGACGTAAGAGATGAGGCCCAAATACAAAAAGCTATTGATGAGGCTGTCAAGAAG TTTAATGGTATTGATATACTAATCAACAATGCATCAGCCATTTCACTGACTGGTACAGCTCAAACAGATATGAAGAGATATGACTTAATGCACAACATCAACACACGAGGCACATTCTTAGC atCAAAGCTATGTCTGCCACTGCTCAAAGAGAGTAACCATGCACACATCCTTAATCTATCTCCACCACTCAACATGAACCCTTACTG GTTCTCAATACATGTGGCTTACACAATGGCCAAGTATGGCATGTCCATGTGTGTGCTTGGCATGAGTGAGGAATTCCGGCCACTTAACATCGGAGTCAACGCACTCTGGCCTCGCACAG GTATCGCAACAGCAGCTATAGAAATGTTAACCGGTGACGTCTCCACAAGTCGCAAACCAGATATCGTCTCGGACGCAGCTTACTTTATGCTATGCAA gGACCCTAAGACTTACACTGGCAACTTCGCGATCGACGAGGACATCGTTCGGGAGGCCGGTGTCAAAGATCTGACCCCATATGCTTGTGACCCCA GTAATATAGAAAATCTGTTACCTGATTTCTTTTTGGACGTGCCCACACTGGCACAACAGGACGTTAACCAGAAG TCAAAAGGTGATTCTGGTGCGGGTGGACAGATACCTGCTTTATTTGAAACAATCGGCAAGAGTATCACTCCAGAGTTGGTGAAGAAGACGCAGGCAGTCTACCAGTTTAATGTTAAAG gcaAGGAAGCAGGAGTGTGGCATATTGACCTCAAGAATGAGCCTGGTGCATGTGGCAGCGGTGAACCATCATCCGGTGCTGATGCAACTCTCACTATGGATGGAAAACACTTTGCTGAAATGTTTTCTG gTAAACTAAAACCAACAACAGCTTTCATGATGGGCAAGTTGAAGATCAGCGGAGACCTTCCAAAAGCCATGAAGTTGGAGAAACTGATGAAGTCACTTAAAACTAAGATGTaa